A DNA window from Undibacterium sp. YM2 contains the following coding sequences:
- a CDS encoding glycosyltransferase family 2 protein — protein sequence MPELSICICTYKRPELLRRLLQAILTQTLRDVAIEVVVVDNDVNKSAAAVLAEMATVFAGSLKALNLANSNISLARNAAIAAASGQWIVMIDDDEVPVPDWLEQLLKVQKVEHADVVFAPVLPEYSESTPAWIREGGYFDRRRMPTGTKIDHKDARSGNVLVRRSILQDIAASQKDGIGPFDPAFGTTGGEDTMLFRRLDKLGAVMVWCDEAPADEFIPADRATAKWLLQRSYRTGQLFIRTELAMLEGGKKISSALLLSARACAQFVLALLFALLLLPFKFLRSFTWLRVAASQLGKLSYFWGSASHAYGSQPAKK from the coding sequence ATGCCTGAACTGAGTATCTGCATTTGCACTTATAAAAGGCCGGAATTGTTACGGCGCTTGTTGCAAGCTATCTTGACGCAAACTTTACGGGACGTGGCTATTGAAGTGGTGGTTGTTGATAATGACGTCAACAAGTCTGCTGCGGCCGTGCTGGCTGAAATGGCAACTGTCTTCGCCGGAAGCCTCAAGGCGCTGAATCTGGCAAATTCAAATATTTCACTTGCCAGAAATGCAGCTATTGCCGCAGCCAGCGGACAATGGATAGTCATGATTGATGATGACGAAGTGCCTGTGCCAGACTGGCTGGAGCAATTGCTGAAAGTGCAAAAAGTTGAACATGCGGACGTAGTATTTGCACCGGTGCTGCCTGAGTACTCAGAAAGTACACCGGCCTGGATACGTGAGGGTGGCTATTTTGACCGCCGCCGCATGCCTACCGGCACAAAAATAGATCATAAGGACGCCCGTAGTGGCAACGTGCTTGTCCGTCGTTCAATATTGCAGGATATAGCTGCATCCCAAAAAGATGGCATAGGCCCGTTTGACCCCGCCTTTGGTACGACGGGTGGGGAAGATACCATGTTGTTTCGCCGCCTGGATAAACTGGGTGCTGTCATGGTCTGGTGCGATGAAGCTCCTGCTGACGAATTTATTCCGGCCGACAGGGCTACCGCAAAATGGCTATTGCAAAGGTCTTACCGCACCGGGCAATTATTCATCCGGACCGAACTGGCGATGCTTGAAGGTGGCAAAAAAATCAGTTCCGCGCTGTTGCTAAGTGCCCGGGCCTGCGCGCAATTTGTGCTGGCCTTGTTATTCGCCTTGCTGTTGTTACCTTTTAAATTCCTGCGCAGCTTCACCTGGCTCAGGGTAGCGGCTTCTCAACTGGGCAAACTCAGTTATTTCTGGGGTAGCGCCAGCCATGCCTATGGCAGCCAGCCAGCAAAGAAATAA
- a CDS encoding acyltransferase, translating to MTAHQSQRLQALDGLRALSIALVFLSHIGFGHLFPGGLGVTIFFFISGFIITKLMLAEWDTSGRVSIRNFYVRRLFRLTPALLFFVLISLALMAVVGELPPQKEVASVFFYFANYYGIYSSFSGELIKQPLAITWSLAVEEHFYFVFPFLFIGFIRLPKRFLSLIAVILLAMLAWRVYLVLAIGLDHLPHYRIYTATDTRADSILYGVVLAIIQVYYPLFFAKLSRQQTFLCGAFLMLMTLAIRNEEFRESLRYSLQGVALLYMFPMLVFEKNALNNFLQLPPVVYLGRISYSLYLYHWLITHSVAHFLPELTTLPRIALITVLSLMLSHLSYRYIEQTFQNLGRKLMV from the coding sequence ATGACGGCCCATCAATCCCAACGCTTACAGGCACTGGATGGCTTGCGTGCCTTATCCATTGCACTGGTTTTCCTGTCGCATATAGGATTTGGTCATCTCTTCCCTGGTGGCCTGGGCGTGACGATATTCTTTTTCATCAGCGGTTTCATCATCACCAAACTGATGCTGGCAGAGTGGGATACCAGTGGCCGTGTGAGCATACGTAATTTTTATGTGCGCAGGCTGTTCAGGCTGACACCGGCCTTGTTGTTTTTTGTGCTGATATCGCTGGCATTGATGGCTGTTGTCGGAGAGTTGCCACCGCAAAAAGAAGTTGCCTCGGTATTTTTTTATTTTGCGAATTACTACGGCATTTATTCCAGCTTCAGCGGTGAGTTGATCAAGCAACCCCTGGCGATAACCTGGTCGTTAGCAGTGGAAGAGCATTTTTATTTTGTTTTCCCTTTTTTGTTTATCGGTTTTATCCGCCTGCCAAAACGCTTCTTGAGTCTGATCGCGGTAATCCTGTTGGCGATGCTGGCCTGGCGTGTGTATCTGGTGCTGGCCATCGGTCTGGATCATTTGCCGCATTACAGAATTTATACAGCGACCGATACCCGCGCTGATTCCATTTTGTATGGAGTGGTCTTGGCTATCATACAGGTGTACTACCCACTTTTTTTTGCCAAGCTATCACGCCAGCAGACCTTTCTGTGTGGTGCCTTTTTAATGTTGATGACACTAGCTATCCGTAACGAAGAGTTTCGTGAATCCTTGCGTTACTCTTTGCAGGGGGTGGCTTTGCTCTATATGTTCCCGATGCTGGTATTTGAAAAAAATGCCTTGAACAATTTCCTGCAACTGCCACCCGTCGTCTATCTGGGACGTATCAGTTATTCCCTGTACCTGTACCACTGGCTGATAACACATAGCGTCGCGCATTTTTTGCCGGAGCTGACTACACTGCCCAGAATCGCACTTATCACGGTGCTTTCGCTGATGTTATCCCACTTGTCATACCGTTACATAGAACAGACTTTTCAGAACCTTGGACGCAAATTAATGGTCTGA
- a CDS encoding O-antigen ligase has translation MQNLSVLPGNTSLNLLETRIVKLMIVLFVVFSLLPYGISWDYTGSSALTMEGSLTTKLQWGGLFLLATFILYRHLPEALQDVRAMNPFLAFVLIWCLASSIWSPLPATTFKRAIQLYGLVMIGFSIQLAEHPLKIMVTYVLYTLTGMLILSFFMAVAVPSIGIDYDLGGAWRGALSQKNELGQVAALSILLWQIKACRETVGIRSLALGILFSFFMLVMSKSSTSMIITLLTSGVFHLLRKRHISSSYSLTRASLVIICLLTIAVYVFFMQESRLPTWQEAASPIASLFGKGTDLTGRTDVWQLVEMEINKHYLFGLGYGAFWLGPDSLSQFVIDALHWIPLQSHNGYLDILNEQGLIGLILVILTLLMQAKMLITLSHQDRQQAAFWSAMLVVVVITNFTESSLFRGFVFQNVFFIFSLIAVSSSSRRFKLAKSNSANSDH, from the coding sequence ATGCAAAATTTGTCCGTACTGCCCGGCAATACCAGCCTGAACCTGCTGGAAACCAGAATCGTCAAACTGATGATCGTTCTGTTCGTGGTTTTTTCCCTGTTACCTTATGGCATTTCCTGGGATTACACCGGCTCGTCTGCATTGACCATGGAAGGTTCGCTAACCACAAAACTGCAGTGGGGTGGCCTGTTTTTGCTGGCAACATTCATCCTGTATCGTCATTTACCCGAAGCCTTGCAAGATGTGCGGGCGATGAATCCCTTTCTGGCCTTCGTGTTGATATGGTGTCTGGCATCAAGCATCTGGTCGCCCTTGCCAGCGACGACCTTCAAACGTGCGATACAGCTCTATGGCCTGGTGATGATAGGTTTCAGCATACAGCTCGCTGAACATCCTTTAAAAATAATGGTGACCTATGTCTTGTATACCTTGACGGGTATGCTGATACTGTCCTTCTTTATGGCTGTTGCTGTTCCCAGCATAGGCATAGACTATGACCTCGGAGGTGCCTGGCGCGGTGCCTTGTCGCAAAAAAATGAGCTGGGCCAGGTTGCTGCCCTCAGCATTTTATTATGGCAAATCAAGGCGTGCAGAGAGACCGTGGGTATCCGCAGCCTGGCGCTGGGCATATTGTTTTCTTTTTTCATGCTGGTCATGAGTAAAAGCTCGACCAGCATGATCATCACCCTGCTGACTTCTGGCGTTTTCCATCTGCTGCGCAAGCGTCATATTTCGTCATCCTATTCATTAACACGGGCCAGCCTGGTCATTATTTGCCTGTTGACGATCGCTGTGTATGTCTTTTTTATGCAAGAATCGCGTCTGCCTACCTGGCAAGAAGCTGCATCACCTATTGCCAGCCTGTTTGGTAAAGGGACGGACCTGACCGGTCGTACCGATGTCTGGCAACTGGTAGAGATGGAAATCAACAAACACTATCTGTTTGGTCTGGGCTATGGCGCATTCTGGCTGGGGCCAGACAGTCTCTCGCAATTCGTCATTGATGCCCTGCACTGGATCCCCTTGCAGTCTCACAATGGCTATCTGGACATCCTCAATGAGCAAGGGCTGATTGGTTTGATACTGGTGATACTCACCCTGTTAATGCAGGCAAAAATGCTGATTACGCTTTCCCATCAGGACAGGCAGCAAGCTGCCTTCTGGTCCGCCATGCTGGTCGTCGTCGTGATTACCAATTTCACCGAAAGCAGCCTGTTTCGCGGCTTTGTATTCCAGAATGTATTCTTTATCTTCAGCCTGATTGCGGTCAGCTCATCGAGCCGGAGATTCAAACTCGCTAAATCAAACTCAGCAAACTCAGACCATTAA
- a CDS encoding polysaccharide biosynthesis tyrosine autokinase: MQTAETMNPPASKIGRLGELFLQKGLLTPEQIDQIAQLQKEKKLRFGDAALALGYLSQTQLDQALGEQFGYSTKDLINGSADKSLKFFYFPFSKEAEEIRRLRSELLLKFSGQEKIKITLVSPARRDGKSYMAASLAIALSQVGKRTLLIDADLRSGKLHEYFSLGKPDGLSSVLAGRIKASDALIQLMPNLHFLPAGPQPPNPLEILRAPRMRELLDSCSDQFDAFVVDTHTATLASDAQMVAHQTGSVLLVARKDHTYVDELRQAKADMQAAGVEVLGTIFNQYEPAGTVRFAPFTWVMRLLSRLFRRKS; encoded by the coding sequence ATGCAAACAGCTGAAACCATGAATCCACCAGCCTCTAAAATAGGCCGGCTCGGCGAGTTATTCCTGCAAAAAGGTTTGCTCACGCCTGAGCAGATCGACCAGATCGCCCAACTGCAAAAAGAAAAAAAACTCAGGTTTGGTGATGCAGCACTGGCGCTGGGTTACCTGAGTCAGACCCAGCTTGATCAGGCTTTGGGCGAGCAGTTCGGGTATTCAACCAAGGACCTGATTAACGGCAGTGCCGACAAGTCTTTGAAATTCTTTTACTTCCCTTTCAGTAAGGAGGCAGAAGAAATCCGCCGTCTACGCAGTGAGTTGCTGTTGAAGTTCAGCGGCCAGGAGAAAATCAAGATCACCCTGGTCAGCCCGGCTCGCCGCGATGGCAAATCCTATATGGCAGCCAGCCTGGCTATCGCCTTGTCGCAAGTTGGTAAGCGTACTTTGTTAATAGATGCTGATCTGCGTAGCGGTAAGCTGCATGAATATTTCTCACTCGGCAAGCCGGATGGTCTGTCTTCTGTACTGGCCGGGCGTATTAAAGCATCCGATGCCCTGATACAGCTGATGCCCAATTTACATTTCTTGCCAGCCGGGCCGCAACCGCCTAACCCTCTGGAGATTTTGCGTGCACCGCGCATGCGTGAATTGCTCGATTCCTGTTCTGATCAGTTCGATGCTTTCGTGGTTGATACCCATACAGCGACCCTGGCATCGGATGCCCAGATGGTTGCGCATCAGACCGGCAGCGTCTTGCTGGTAGCCAGAAAAGACCATACCTATGTCGATGAGCTTCGTCAGGCCAAGGCAGACATGCAGGCAGCCGGTGTCGAGGTGCTGGGAACGATTTTCAATCAATATGAGCCTGCAGGGACAGTACGTTTTGCGCCATTCACCTGGGTAATGCGTTTGCTGTCCAGACTATTCCGGCGGAAAAGCTGA
- a CDS encoding polysaccharide biosynthesis/export family protein: protein MTIWSKFSAFTEITARKLLPAVLAFAFIGQVQAQEIKTIPANGMKLESQLLQIPQADKAPATASVPVPNAAKNATDDMPGDAASDVIGEGDQLLITVFGQPDLTADVTIGESGIITLPLVGTVEVKGRTATEIAATFAKKLEQGQYIKNPRVSIKVIQQLSRTFSVLGEVLRPGRYPLTGQISILEALSLAGGVSQKAEKSLRILRREPGKPASELQEYASVKLELDATKLAPELAQKIQPNDVLFVPQLKNFYVYGEVRRPGMYPMEDDLNVMRVLSIGGGVTERGSVRRIIIHRKTDSGELREISAGIADRVLPGDVVFINERIF, encoded by the coding sequence ATGACAATTTGGTCCAAATTTTCTGCTTTTACTGAGATAACTGCCCGCAAACTACTGCCTGCAGTGCTGGCGTTTGCATTTATCGGGCAGGTGCAGGCGCAAGAGATCAAGACTATCCCTGCAAATGGCATGAAACTGGAAAGTCAGTTGTTGCAAATACCTCAGGCAGACAAAGCACCAGCAACAGCATCTGTGCCCGTACCAAACGCGGCAAAGAATGCCACAGATGACATGCCTGGCGATGCAGCCTCCGATGTCATAGGCGAGGGCGATCAGTTGCTTATTACTGTATTCGGACAGCCCGACCTGACCGCCGATGTCACCATCGGCGAGAGTGGCATCATCACCTTGCCGCTGGTGGGTACGGTGGAAGTCAAAGGCCGTACAGCAACAGAAATTGCCGCCACCTTCGCAAAAAAGCTGGAGCAGGGGCAATACATTAAAAATCCCAGGGTTTCCATCAAGGTCATACAACAGCTAAGCAGGACTTTTTCAGTCCTCGGCGAAGTATTGCGGCCGGGGCGCTATCCCCTGACAGGACAAATCAGCATTCTGGAAGCCTTGAGCCTGGCCGGTGGTGTTTCACAGAAAGCCGAGAAAAGCCTGCGTATCTTGCGCCGTGAACCCGGCAAACCTGCATCGGAATTGCAAGAATATGCATCCGTCAAACTGGAGCTGGACGCAACAAAGCTGGCGCCAGAGCTGGCACAAAAAATCCAGCCGAATGATGTTTTGTTCGTGCCTCAATTAAAGAACTTTTATGTCTATGGTGAGGTACGCCGTCCTGGTATGTACCCTATGGAAGATGATTTGAATGTCATGCGGGTCTTGTCCATAGGCGGCGGGGTGACTGAACGAGGTTCGGTGCGGCGCATCATCATCCATCGCAAGACAGACAGTGGCGAGTTGCGCGAAATTTCTGCAGGTATTGCCGACCGGGTATTGCCGGGCGATGTGGTATTTATCAACGAAAGAATATTCTGA
- a CDS encoding Wzz/FepE/Etk N-terminal domain-containing protein, producing the protein MIKTSPSELVLSFAQIGAMLRARQLLIAFVMIVAVVGAAVASLILPKTYVAVADIFIDYRVNDPIGGRQFHPMQDESYLQTQFDVIKSVQVAERVIQALGLQTTPEAKRFVQRYGEQRGLRALAESIVRNTDVSPHKNSRVIEIQYSSSDPKHAKEVANAVVKAYIDLSLEMMNAPARARRDQYNAQLESMSRQIDELQKKLTAYQQEYQIVDVDERADIESKQMNALSVRLIDVQLQKVEAQAKRQSLEKLVREGNPESDIPEIAGIGHISGLKAALISLDTQLANAKITLGVRHPKYMAINDERQALLDKLKRESATAFEMLGASEARLSQQEKVIETEIASYQKKTFENKKHRDVISSYQRQLDSVQKIYNAAIQKFDELLMTSNVAISNASVMQWAELPEKHAKPLLRNNLVFGLLAGIVFGFGLAFLLELMNRRVRCLEDLEREFDEPVMAKIGFDEKLSGNGQGEGGLHANS; encoded by the coding sequence ATGATAAAAACCTCCCCAAGTGAATTGGTCTTGTCCTTCGCCCAGATAGGGGCAATGTTGCGGGCGCGCCAGCTGTTAATCGCCTTTGTCATGATAGTCGCTGTTGTTGGTGCGGCCGTTGCCAGTTTGATTTTGCCCAAGACTTATGTGGCGGTAGCAGATATTTTTATCGATTACCGCGTCAATGACCCTATTGGTGGCCGCCAATTCCACCCCATGCAGGATGAAAGTTATCTGCAGACCCAGTTCGATGTTATCAAGAGCGTACAGGTTGCTGAACGCGTGATACAGGCACTGGGCTTGCAGACCACGCCAGAGGCCAAGCGCTTTGTACAAAGGTATGGCGAGCAGCGCGGCTTGCGCGCACTGGCTGAATCCATCGTCAGGAATACCGATGTGTCGCCGCACAAGAATAGCCGCGTCATAGAAATTCAGTATTCATCGAGTGACCCCAAGCATGCCAAAGAAGTTGCCAATGCTGTCGTCAAGGCCTATATAGATTTGTCGCTGGAGATGATGAATGCACCAGCCAGGGCCAGGCGTGATCAATACAACGCCCAGCTAGAGTCCATGAGCCGGCAGATTGATGAGTTGCAAAAAAAACTGACGGCTTACCAGCAGGAATATCAGATTGTTGATGTCGATGAGAGGGCTGACATCGAATCCAAGCAAATGAATGCCTTGAGTGTGCGCCTGATTGATGTGCAACTTCAAAAAGTGGAAGCCCAGGCGAAGCGCCAGTCGCTGGAAAAACTCGTACGCGAAGGTAATCCAGAGTCAGATATCCCTGAGATTGCTGGCATAGGCCATATCTCAGGCCTGAAAGCCGCCCTGATTTCGCTTGATACACAGTTGGCCAATGCCAAGATTACTCTGGGCGTGCGTCATCCCAAATACATGGCGATCAATGACGAGAGGCAGGCGCTGCTGGACAAACTCAAAAGAGAGTCTGCCACTGCATTTGAAATGCTTGGTGCCTCTGAAGCGCGCCTGAGCCAGCAGGAAAAAGTTATAGAAACAGAGATCGCCAGCTATCAGAAAAAGACGTTTGAAAACAAGAAACACAGGGATGTCATCAGCTCTTACCAGCGTCAGCTTGATAGCGTGCAAAAGATTTACAACGCCGCCATACAAAAATTTGATGAGTTGCTGATGACCAGTAATGTGGCCATCTCAAATGCCTCAGTCATGCAATGGGCAGAGCTGCCGGAGAAGCATGCCAAGCCACTGCTGCGCAATAACCTAGTGTTTGGCTTGCTGGCTGGCATCGTGTTTGGCTTTGGCCTGGCCTTCCTGCTCGAATTGATGAACCGCCGCGTGCGCTGCCTGGAAGATCTGGAACGTGAATTTGATGAACCTGTGATGGCAAAAATTGGATTTGATGAGAAACTGAGCGGCAATGGACAGGGTGAGGGTGGTTTGCATGCAAACAGCTGA
- a CDS encoding glycosyltransferase family 2 protein — translation MQSPSTQPSASPARVVPLVIIAPVRDEADLIRLTLDSMVAQTVKPVEWIIVDDGSQDGTADIVREYAAQHPFIRLVQRPDRGFRKVGGGVVAAFKFGITQIEHQEYEYIAKLDGDMSFGPRYLECMFEQFAQEPKLAAVSGKVYREEEGKKIEEIIIDEHVAGQFKLYRRTAFEEIGGFVEEVLWDGIDVHTARMKGWTTKSFLHPDAILMHHRLMGSSDKNVYRGRLRWGRGIWFMGYHPLYALASGIFRMREKPFVIGGLLIIAGYLGAAIKRAPRYDNPEFREHLHRWQLGQIKKLFSGQKN, via the coding sequence ATGCAAAGCCCGAGCACACAGCCATCAGCAAGTCCTGCCAGAGTGGTACCTCTGGTCATCATTGCGCCAGTGCGTGATGAAGCGGACCTGATCAGGCTGACGCTGGACTCCATGGTTGCCCAAACCGTCAAACCGGTAGAGTGGATCATCGTCGATGATGGTTCACAAGATGGCACCGCTGACATCGTACGCGAATATGCTGCCCAACATCCATTCATCAGGCTGGTACAACGCCCAGACCGGGGTTTTCGCAAGGTGGGTGGTGGCGTGGTGGCAGCCTTCAAATTTGGCATTACCCAGATTGAGCATCAGGAATATGAATACATCGCCAAACTTGATGGCGACATGTCATTTGGACCACGCTACCTGGAATGCATGTTTGAGCAATTTGCCCAGGAACCCAAGCTGGCCGCCGTATCCGGCAAGGTTTATCGCGAAGAAGAAGGCAAGAAGATAGAAGAAATCATCATTGATGAACATGTCGCAGGTCAGTTCAAGCTCTACCGCAGAACGGCATTTGAAGAAATTGGTGGTTTTGTCGAAGAAGTCTTGTGGGATGGCATAGATGTCCACACTGCCCGCATGAAGGGCTGGACCACCAAGAGCTTCTTGCATCCTGATGCGATACTCATGCATCACCGCCTCATGGGTTCGTCCGACAAAAATGTCTATCGTGGCCGCCTGCGTTGGGGGCGTGGCATCTGGTTCATGGGTTATCACCCTCTGTACGCACTGGCCTCAGGTATTTTCCGCATGCGCGAGAAACCATTTGTCATCGGTGGCTTGTTGATTATTGCTGGTTATCTCGGCGCTGCAATCAAACGTGCGCCCAGATATGACAATCCTGAATTCAGAGAGCATTTACATCGCTGGCAGTTGGGACAAATCAAAAAACTCTTTTCAGGGCAAAAAAACTAA
- a CDS encoding cellulase family glycosylhydrolase — MSLICLCPPFAAAGDLAWYRFEVNEDALSPVVDFGGMNHALEAADRVFVKQGHFYRIGPDGRGGTKDDARVRFFGISLSGVANFPEEKDAQKIARRLRKLGFNAVRLHHLDSVLSDSLEQPRGILTTAAYPSFNETALRRLRVFIDALKAEGLYVNLNLHVGYQFRPAVDQVTPLMAGEQMPFASHPLHLFESRMISLQGEYVQQLLRRLELKDDPALAMVEINNESSLLGAWQRKQLDGLTGEYERALQQHWQKWVLRQHGHADNACKLWDSCSMPRKGVINVKSSEASILEYGEGWVAGVQRFSRRAINKLGWETPVSLQQQYRPHQKGNGRRVLDYVRFLSDLDQQYLNLIRKTIRQEAGDLLPVTGTQMYFGGVALADAQQQMDYVDEHFYVDHYDFPHKEWDRNDWRIRNSSVLREGWQSLLQRAYVRDARKPFVVSEFNQAFPNRQSAEILPVMSAFASAQDWDGLFLFHYIDGDVWRPVPDSFGLSGHSGQLVVSGMAAALFRQYQVQPLPTQMNISLAPEERTMLGALRDGVSGGGMPAWLQAQYGIDYRHAFYTRVAMMYGTQARPVGPVQHTASLWHEDDMTWAPAGGQLRYSESGPWLAAETAYTRLFAGRKAPGSVTMEADKYLPVFSEKGRQYGVIMLSSRDALPLKHSRHLLLVLSGATTTTQAGVQPERPKQLINYEGQSGGWTLEPDPATARKPSGSLEGLAPVWLERIPVKLFHASKSKKMTVYPLDGNGVRMKALASSAIRKKPDGFELDFDFPSPWYEIVLE; from the coding sequence TTGAGCCTGATTTGTCTCTGCCCACCTTTTGCGGCAGCGGGTGATCTCGCCTGGTACCGTTTTGAAGTCAATGAGGATGCCCTGTCACCAGTCGTGGATTTTGGTGGCATGAATCATGCCCTGGAGGCTGCTGACAGGGTATTTGTCAAACAAGGGCATTTTTACCGAATTGGGCCAGATGGCAGGGGCGGCACCAAAGACGACGCCCGCGTGCGCTTCTTTGGCATCAGCTTGTCTGGTGTGGCGAACTTCCCTGAAGAGAAAGACGCACAAAAAATCGCCCGTCGTTTGCGCAAGTTGGGTTTTAATGCAGTTCGCCTGCATCATCTGGACAGTGTTCTCAGTGATAGCCTGGAGCAGCCGCGTGGTATTTTGACGACAGCCGCTTACCCCAGTTTTAATGAGACAGCCTTGCGGCGTTTGCGTGTGTTTATTGATGCACTCAAGGCCGAGGGCCTGTATGTCAATCTGAACCTGCATGTGGGCTATCAATTTCGCCCGGCGGTTGATCAGGTCACGCCTTTGATGGCGGGTGAACAAATGCCTTTTGCCAGCCATCCACTGCATTTGTTTGAGTCACGCATGATCAGTCTTCAGGGCGAGTATGTGCAGCAGCTATTGCGCAGGCTGGAACTCAAGGATGATCCTGCCCTGGCCATGGTTGAAATCAATAATGAATCTTCTTTGCTGGGTGCCTGGCAAAGAAAGCAACTCGACGGCCTGACAGGGGAATATGAAAGAGCCTTGCAGCAGCACTGGCAAAAATGGGTGCTGCGCCAGCATGGACATGCCGACAATGCCTGCAAGCTATGGGATAGCTGTTCAATGCCGCGCAAAGGCGTCATCAATGTCAAGTCATCAGAGGCCAGCATACTTGAGTATGGCGAAGGCTGGGTTGCGGGCGTGCAGCGTTTTTCACGACGCGCCATCAATAAATTAGGTTGGGAGACGCCAGTCTCCTTGCAGCAGCAATACCGCCCACATCAAAAGGGCAATGGCCGCAGGGTGCTCGACTATGTACGGTTTTTGTCCGATCTTGATCAGCAATATTTAAACCTCATCCGCAAGACTATACGGCAGGAAGCTGGGGACTTATTGCCTGTGACTGGTACACAAATGTATTTCGGTGGAGTGGCACTGGCCGATGCGCAGCAGCAGATGGATTATGTCGATGAGCACTTCTATGTAGATCACTATGATTTTCCGCATAAGGAGTGGGACAGGAATGACTGGCGCATACGCAATAGCTCTGTCTTGCGTGAAGGTTGGCAATCACTGTTGCAACGAGCCTATGTGCGTGATGCGCGCAAGCCCTTTGTGGTCAGTGAATTCAATCAGGCTTTTCCAAATCGGCAGTCGGCAGAAATTCTGCCCGTCATGAGTGCGTTTGCCAGCGCCCAGGATTGGGATGGGCTGTTTCTTTTCCATTACATTGATGGTGATGTATGGCGGCCCGTGCCGGATAGTTTTGGGCTTAGCGGCCACAGTGGTCAACTCGTGGTCAGCGGCATGGCGGCGGCCCTGTTCAGACAATACCAGGTGCAGCCATTGCCAACACAGATGAATATCAGCCTGGCACCTGAAGAGCGCACCATGCTGGGCGCTTTGCGTGATGGTGTCAGTGGCGGTGGAATGCCTGCCTGGCTACAGGCGCAATACGGTATTGATTACCGGCATGCTTTTTATACCCGTGTAGCCATGATGTATGGCACGCAAGCCAGGCCGGTCGGACCGGTACAGCACACTGCCAGCTTGTGGCATGAAGATGATATGACCTGGGCCCCTGCCGGGGGGCAATTACGTTACAGTGAATCTGGCCCTTGGCTGGCAGCAGAAACTGCTTATACGCGCCTGTTCGCGGGGCGCAAAGCACCGGGCTCTGTCACTATGGAAGCAGATAAATACCTGCCTGTGTTCTCAGAAAAAGGGCGGCAATATGGCGTCATTATGCTGAGCAGCCGCGATGCTTTGCCTTTGAAGCATAGTCGCCACCTGTTGCTGGTATTGAGTGGTGCTACAACGACCACGCAAGCTGGCGTCCAACCTGAACGTCCTAAACAATTGATAAATTATGAGGGGCAATCTGGGGGGTGGACGCTGGAGCCTGATCCTGCAACAGCCAGAAAACCTTCGGGTTCGCTGGAAGGCCTTGCGCCTGTATGGCTGGAGCGTATCCCGGTCAAGTTATTCCACGCCAGCAAAAGCAAAAAGATGACGGTGTATCCGCTGGATGGAAATGGTGTGCGCATGAAGGCACTGGCCAGTTCTGCCATCAGGAAAAAGCCGGATGGTTTTGAGCTCGACTTTGACTTCCCATCGCCATGGTACGAGATTGTGCTCGAATAA